The DNA window GTTCGAGTCCACGACCGCCGAGGCCGACGCGGTCGACGCCTTCGATCAGAGCGAGCGGGCCGGGACCGAACTCTCGGCGGCTCTCGAACGGCTCCGCCTCACGCTCGGCCTCGCCGACACGGCCCTCGGCCAGCACCTCGGGACACGCGCTGCCCCCGTGGACGAGACCCCGCCCGCCGAAGAGACCTCGCTCCTCACGTCCGCCGCCGCAGCGAGGCCCGACGTCCGCGCCGCCGAGCTGCGCATCGAGGCCGCCGGCGAGCGCCTCGGGTGGGAGAAATCGAAGATCTTCAACCTCCTCGGCCGGCTCGACGTGAAGCCCGTCGGCACGCTGGGTGGCCCACCGCTCGTGCCCCTCCCAGGCGGACAGATCGATCTGCCCATCTTCAACTGGAACCCTGGCGGCCGTGGCCGTGCCGAGGCGGAGATCGAGACCGCGGCGCTCCAGTACCAGCTCCTCCGCCAGAGCGTGGCGACCGACATCCGCCTCGCCCGCCTCCAGCTCGTGCAGGCCCTCGCCTCGCTCCACCGCTTCCGCGAGACGATCCTCCCGCTCCTGGAGAGGGCCGCCGACATCGCCCTGCAGAGCTTCGAGAACGGCGCCGAGTCGTACCTCGTCGTCCTCGACGCGACGCGACGCCTCGGCGACGGGCGGGTCCGCCTCGTCGACTTCGAGGCCGACGTCCGCCGCGCCCGCGCCCACCTCGAACGTCACCTTGGAAGGAAACAGCATGCGCGTTGATCGACG is part of the Chondromyces crocatus genome and encodes:
- a CDS encoding TolC family protein, with translation MPSAPAASAALASDAASTAPTRSTTPLRSPEPARAPVTPRQPTPLARPGGAAMAFACLVVLGPLLLGCTATSPYDRDWIAAELQRTTRHALGDATRPPSLPPGVKQASAIGEDDAVAIALWNSAAFGAELAQLGASQADLAEAGALPNPTLSVLFPIGPRQLELTLLAPISALIQRPYRVDAARLDVERVARGLVQRGLDLARDARLAWIDVEAARGRAEARRQLAGTWKEVARITHSRLDAGDAPEFESTTAEADAVDAFDQSERAGTELSAALERLRLTLGLADTALGQHLGTRAAPVDETPPAEETSLLTSAAAARPDVRAAELRIEAAGERLGWEKSKIFNLLGRLDVKPVGTLGGPPLVPLPGGQIDLPIFNWNPGGRGRAEAEIETAALQYQLLRQSVATDIRLARLQLVQALASLHRFRETILPLLERAADIALQSFENGAESYLVVLDATRRLGDGRVRLVDFEADVRRARAHLERHLGRKQHAR